One genomic window of Paenisporosarcina antarctica includes the following:
- a CDS encoding sensor histidine kinase: MQNWYQIFPKNPYVSIYIWIIFCVLPLFYIFKSYSPSESFLGLLLVLAFFLTYRQSFISRGWRMYVWIACQIAISITLIILFGYLYFSLFLAFFIGNIRNKAGFITMYVVHLVTTIVSVSIGFFTQSDIFVSQFPFILIGVIGVILLPFNSYNRNKQEQLEGQLEDANKRISKLLVIQERQRIARDLHDTLGQKLSLIGLKSDLASKVIEKDPLRAKAELRDINYTARIALKEVRELVSNMRAGKLEDELLRVQQILKAAEIDFRVKGNPGLRDTPLLVENVLSMCLKEAVTNVVKHSNATFCHVLIKQTQNELFLQIQDNGIGFEAHTQFSEGNGLRGMKERLEFVNGLLEISGVGGTTLNIRIPHVILQSVKEELS, translated from the coding sequence ATGCAAAATTGGTATCAAATTTTCCCTAAAAACCCTTATGTCAGTATTTATATTTGGATTATATTTTGTGTTTTACCATTGTTCTATATTTTCAAATCGTATTCACCATCGGAAAGTTTTCTAGGATTACTTTTAGTATTAGCATTCTTTTTAACCTATCGACAATCATTCATTTCTAGAGGCTGGCGCATGTACGTTTGGATTGCTTGTCAAATTGCCATTAGCATTACGTTAATCATCTTGTTTGGATACCTTTACTTTTCTTTATTCTTAGCCTTTTTTATCGGCAACATTCGTAACAAAGCAGGATTTATCACGATGTATGTCGTTCACCTCGTCACAACGATTGTGTCTGTTAGTATTGGATTTTTCACTCAGTCCGATATATTTGTATCTCAGTTCCCTTTTATTCTAATCGGTGTAATTGGCGTTATTTTATTGCCTTTTAATTCGTACAATCGTAATAAACAAGAGCAGCTTGAAGGTCAATTAGAAGATGCTAACAAACGGATTTCAAAATTGCTTGTCATTCAGGAACGTCAACGAATTGCGCGGGATTTACACGATACATTAGGACAAAAGCTATCTTTAATAGGGTTAAAAAGTGATTTAGCGAGCAAAGTCATCGAAAAAGATCCTCTTCGAGCAAAAGCTGAGCTTCGTGATATTAACTACACCGCCCGTATTGCGTTAAAAGAAGTGCGTGAACTTGTTTCTAATATGCGCGCAGGTAAATTAGAAGATGAACTTTTACGTGTACAACAAATCTTAAAAGCAGCTGAAATTGATTTTCGTGTAAAAGGAAATCCAGGGTTAAGAGATACACCTTTGCTCGTTGAAAATGTGTTAAGTATGTGTTTAAAAGAAGCGGTCACTAATGTTGTAAAACATAGTAACGCCACATTTTGTCATGTATTGATTAAACAAACACAAAATGAATTATTTCTTCAAATACAAGATAATGGAATTGGATTTGAGGCGCATACCCAATTTTCAGAAGGAAATGGGTTACGCGGAATGAAAGAACGTTTAGAGTTCGTTAATGGGTTATTAGAAATTTCAGGAGTTGGTGGCACAACCCTTAATATTCGTATCCCACACGTCATCTTACAATCGGTTAAGGAGGAATTATCATGA
- a CDS encoding response regulator transcription factor, with translation MIRIVLAEDQRMLLGALGSLLDLEDDMEVVGKASNGVEVLTLVHQLNPDVCIMDIEMPSKTGLDAAEELKEHECKVIILTTFARSGYFERARKANVMGYLLKDSPSEDLAKSIRSIMEGRRVYAPELIDLAFSGEDNPLTEREHQVLELIADGKNTKEIASQMYITTGTVRNYISVILDKLDVSNRIEAISRFKEKGWFK, from the coding sequence ATGATTCGTATTGTACTAGCAGAAGATCAACGTATGTTACTTGGTGCACTTGGTTCATTACTAGATTTGGAGGATGACATGGAGGTTGTTGGAAAAGCTTCTAACGGAGTTGAAGTTCTTACTTTGGTTCACCAACTAAATCCAGATGTCTGCATCATGGATATTGAAATGCCTTCCAAAACTGGTTTAGATGCTGCTGAAGAGTTAAAGGAACATGAATGCAAAGTAATCATTCTCACTACTTTTGCTCGTTCAGGGTACTTTGAGCGAGCACGAAAAGCAAATGTTATGGGATATTTATTAAAAGACAGTCCGAGTGAAGATTTAGCTAAATCCATCCGTAGTATTATGGAAGGACGTCGCGTCTATGCTCCTGAACTTATAGACCTTGCTTTTAGTGGCGAAGATAACCCTTTAACTGAGCGTGAGCACCAAGTTCTAGAACTCATTGCAGACGGAAAAAACACGAAGGAAATTGCAAGTCAAATGTACATTACAACTGGAACTGTCAGAAACTATATTTCCGTAATATTAGATAAATTGGACGTCAGTAATCGCATTGAAGCGATTTCAAGATTTAAAGAAAAAGGATGGTTTAAGTAA
- a CDS encoding N-acetyltransferase, whose product MKEHTDSNLHDLKPRIVELKDLPNLLALQKIAIAHLESKDVLQPSTVEEFEFIFSGNGFILGLFDGNKLIAFRVMVVLPLDVEHLGLDAGLSSETLERVIYQDLSIVHPHYRGKGLQKKMGEMVMAKVDQSRFDYVFATVAPFNIPSLKDKFALGLHIVALKLKYEGKLRYVFMKKLHEEQLVDTSIEGRLIAMDDTQMQQQTLSEGFIGVSMINENGWFIQYCKNC is encoded by the coding sequence ATGAAAGAACATACAGATAGTAATTTACACGATTTAAAACCAAGAATAGTAGAATTAAAGGATTTACCAAACTTACTAGCTTTGCAAAAAATTGCGATAGCTCATTTGGAGTCCAAAGATGTACTGCAACCTTCAACTGTAGAGGAATTTGAATTTATTTTTAGTGGTAACGGGTTCATACTGGGCTTGTTTGACGGGAATAAATTGATAGCTTTTCGTGTCATGGTCGTTCTTCCATTAGATGTAGAGCATTTAGGATTAGATGCTGGGCTATCTAGTGAGACATTGGAACGTGTCATTTATCAGGACTTGTCTATTGTACATCCACATTATCGTGGAAAAGGGCTTCAAAAGAAGATGGGTGAGATGGTGATGGCTAAAGTTGATCAATCTCGCTTTGATTATGTCTTTGCAACAGTTGCACCGTTTAACATTCCAAGTCTTAAAGACAAATTTGCATTAGGCCTGCACATTGTTGCTTTGAAACTAAAATACGAAGGCAAACTTCGATATGTGTTTATGAAAAAGTTACATGAAGAGCAACTTGTCGACACTAGTATAGAAGGACGACTAATTGCGATGGATGACACCCAGATGCAACAACAGACTTTGAGTGAAGGTTTTATTGGAGTAAGTATGATAAACGAAAATGGATGGTTCATTCAATACTGTAAGAATTGTTGA
- the fumC gene encoding class II fumarate hydratase yields the protein MNNFRVEHDSIGEIQVPADKMWGAQTQRSKENFVIGTELMPIELIHAFAVLKKACAKVNHELGNLSEIKMLAISRVANEIQHGKWDDHFPLVVWQTGSGTQSNMNVNEVIAYRGNQLLKDDGSDERLHPNDDVNKSQSSNDTFPTAMHIAAVKVVQTLLLPELTRLRNTFSNQEEEFKDIIKIGRTHLQDATPLTLGQEISGWNHMVVKSEEMIRESLIHVAELAIGGTAVGTGINAHAEFGIRVATEVSAETGFTFVSSENKFHALTSHDQLVYSHGALKALAANMMKIANDVRWLASGPRSGIGEITIPANEPGSSIMPGKVNPTQSEAITMVATQVVGNDATIGFAASQGNFELNVFKPVIIYNFIQSVRLLSDSVRSFHDHCVSGIKPNMEKLSHNVSNSLMLVTALNPHIGYENAAKIAKQAHENGTTLKQSALQSGLITEEDFDRIVDPSKMIK from the coding sequence ATGAACAATTTTCGAGTAGAGCACGATTCCATAGGTGAAATTCAAGTACCTGCTGATAAAATGTGGGGTGCACAAACACAACGTAGTAAAGAAAATTTTGTAATTGGTACTGAATTGATGCCTATAGAATTAATTCATGCATTTGCTGTTTTGAAGAAAGCATGTGCGAAAGTGAATCATGAATTAGGCAATTTAAGCGAGATAAAAATGCTGGCGATTTCACGTGTGGCTAATGAAATTCAACATGGGAAATGGGATGACCACTTTCCGTTAGTCGTTTGGCAAACGGGAAGTGGTACACAATCAAATATGAATGTGAATGAAGTAATTGCGTATCGCGGAAATCAATTGTTGAAAGACGATGGAAGTGACGAGAGACTTCATCCAAATGATGATGTGAATAAATCCCAAAGTTCAAATGACACTTTCCCTACAGCCATGCATATTGCGGCTGTAAAAGTTGTTCAGACACTGTTGTTGCCAGAGCTAACACGTCTTCGAAATACATTTAGTAATCAAGAAGAGGAATTTAAGGACATTATTAAAATAGGTCGAACACATTTGCAAGATGCCACACCATTAACGTTAGGGCAAGAAATCAGTGGTTGGAACCATATGGTGGTTAAAAGTGAAGAGATGATTCGCGAAAGCCTTATTCACGTGGCCGAACTTGCCATTGGTGGGACAGCTGTTGGTACTGGTATTAATGCTCATGCAGAGTTTGGTATACGTGTAGCTACTGAAGTGAGTGCTGAAACTGGCTTTACGTTTGTGTCTTCGGAGAATAAATTTCATGCGCTTACGAGCCACGATCAATTAGTGTATTCGCACGGTGCACTGAAAGCATTGGCTGCTAATATGATGAAGATTGCAAATGACGTTCGTTGGTTAGCGAGTGGACCTAGAAGTGGGATTGGAGAAATTACGATACCTGCAAATGAGCCTGGTAGCTCCATTATGCCAGGAAAGGTCAATCCAACACAAAGTGAAGCGATAACGATGGTTGCGACACAAGTCGTGGGCAATGATGCGACAATCGGATTTGCGGCAAGCCAAGGAAACTTCGAACTGAATGTTTTTAAGCCGGTTATTATTTATAACTTTATACAATCAGTACGTTTACTAAGTGACAGTGTGCGAAGCTTCCATGATCATTGCGTTAGTGGGATAAAACCAAATATGGAGAAACTTTCACATAACGTCAGTAATTCGTTAATGCTGGTGACTGCATTAAACCCACATATCGGTTATGAAAATGCAGCGAAAATTGCTAAGCAAGCACATGAAAATGGAACAACATTAAAGCAGTCCGCACTTCAAAGTGGATTGATAACAGAAGAAGATTTCGACCGTATAGTCGATCCTTCAAAAATGATTAAATAA
- a CDS encoding calcium/sodium antiporter — translation MTYLLLIVGFALLIIGADYFVKGASNISAILRVPPILVGLTIVSFGTSSPEATVSIIAALNGNDDVSLGNVMGSNMFNTLFVLGMTAIIAPLVVKSQTIRKEIPFSFLAGITLLVLMADTFLQNFTSNLLTRSDGIILLLIFAVFLYYVYELARKSRNDVEEIQPHIAEKDKSWFKNGTFTLAGLAAIVFGGDLVVKNSTDIALSLGMSEALVGLTIVAVGTSLPELVTSIIAALKKESEIALGNIIGSNIFNILFVLGASATISPIGVNSALFTDMIILIAFTVIVLIFALTHFTIGKREGLFLALSYIVYMVYIILRN, via the coding sequence ATGACATATCTATTATTAATAGTTGGTTTTGCTTTACTTATCATAGGGGCCGACTATTTTGTGAAGGGCGCTTCAAATATTTCGGCGATCCTTCGTGTACCACCTATCCTTGTTGGTCTGACCATCGTGTCTTTCGGAACAAGTTCTCCTGAGGCGACGGTCAGTATTATTGCTGCGTTGAATGGCAACGATGATGTGTCACTTGGAAACGTGATGGGAAGTAATATGTTTAATACGCTCTTTGTTTTAGGTATGACTGCAATTATTGCACCCCTAGTTGTAAAAAGCCAAACGATTCGGAAAGAAATTCCGTTCTCATTCCTGGCCGGCATTACTTTACTCGTGTTAATGGCCGACACCTTTTTACAAAACTTTACTTCGAACCTTTTGACTCGCAGTGATGGCATTATTCTTTTATTAATCTTCGCGGTCTTTCTTTATTATGTTTACGAACTTGCACGAAAAAGCAGAAATGATGTGGAAGAGATACAACCTCACATAGCTGAAAAAGATAAAAGTTGGTTCAAAAATGGAACTTTCACTTTAGCTGGTCTTGCAGCGATTGTATTTGGAGGAGATTTAGTCGTTAAAAATAGTACAGACATCGCCCTTTCTCTTGGTATGAGCGAAGCCCTTGTTGGCTTAACGATTGTGGCAGTTGGTACATCTTTGCCTGAGCTTGTCACATCCATTATTGCTGCCTTAAAAAAGGAGAGTGAAATTGCGCTAGGTAATATTATCGGTAGTAACATATTCAATATTCTTTTTGTGTTGGGGGCATCTGCCACCATTTCTCCAATCGGAGTGAACAGCGCTTTGTTTACAGACATGATTATTCTAATTGCCTTTACCGTGATTGTATTAATTTTCGCTCTAACTCATTTTACAATCGGAAAACGAGAAGGATTATTCCTAGCTCTTTCCTACATTGTGTATATGGTCTATATCATCCTTCGCAACTAA
- a CDS encoding amino acid ABC transporter ATP-binding protein produces MISINGLHKQFGDLEVLKGIDLQVNKGQVIVVIGPSGSGKTTLLRCLNILEVPTSGSIKIDDQTADFSKAVGKRKVDLLRRQSAMVFQHYNLFPHMTALQNVMEGPIIVKKTPKAEALKKAQELLNKVGLGDKHDFFPHQLSGGQQQRVGIARALALEPKVMLFDEPTSALDPELVGEVLQVMKDLAGEGITMIVVTHEMRFAKDVADEVIFMDQGKIIERSNPSDMFTQPKEERTRQFLNLIQ; encoded by the coding sequence ATGATTTCAATAAACGGATTACACAAACAATTTGGGGATCTTGAAGTATTAAAAGGTATTGATTTACAAGTCAACAAAGGCCAAGTAATTGTAGTCATTGGTCCTTCTGGATCAGGCAAAACGACGTTACTACGATGTTTGAACATATTAGAAGTTCCAACATCAGGTAGCATTAAAATTGATGATCAAACAGCTGATTTCTCTAAAGCAGTAGGTAAAAGAAAAGTAGATTTACTAAGAAGACAGTCTGCAATGGTTTTTCAACACTATAATCTATTTCCTCATATGACCGCTCTTCAAAATGTCATGGAAGGTCCGATTATCGTGAAGAAGACGCCAAAAGCTGAAGCCTTAAAGAAAGCTCAGGAGTTGTTAAATAAAGTGGGGCTTGGTGACAAGCATGATTTTTTCCCTCATCAATTGTCTGGTGGGCAACAGCAACGTGTCGGAATCGCGAGAGCGCTAGCATTGGAACCGAAAGTGATGTTATTTGATGAACCAACTTCTGCATTAGACCCGGAGCTTGTAGGAGAAGTGTTGCAAGTTATGAAAGACTTAGCTGGCGAAGGTATTACGATGATCGTTGTCACACACGAAATGCGATTTGCCAAGGACGTAGCTGACGAAGTTATCTTTATGGACCAAGGTAAAATTATCGAACGCAGTAACCCTAGTGATATGTTTACACAGCCGAAAGAAGAACGTACAAGACAATTCTTAAACTTGATTCAATAG
- a CDS encoding amino acid ABC transporter permease: MFWNNFSIDPEKMERYLDIAQSSLLPLLEGALVYTLPLSLITFVLGLILAVLTAIARISTVKPLQWIARFYVSAIRGTPLLVQLFILFYGLPSVGIVIDPFPAAVIGFSLNVGAYASEVIRAAILSIPKGQWEAAHMIGMSYSQSLRRVILPQATRVSIPPLSNTFISLVKDTSLASLILVTEMFRRAQEIAATNYEFLLLYTEVAIIYWIICFFLSLIQGRLEHRFDRYVSR; the protein is encoded by the coding sequence ATGTTTTGGAATAATTTCTCCATCGATCCTGAAAAGATGGAGCGGTACTTAGATATCGCACAATCATCCCTCCTGCCATTGCTGGAGGGTGCTCTTGTATATACGCTTCCTTTATCACTTATTACTTTCGTTTTGGGACTTATATTAGCTGTACTCACAGCTATTGCCAGAATATCAACAGTTAAACCTTTGCAATGGATTGCACGATTTTATGTTTCTGCGATTCGTGGTACACCGTTGTTAGTTCAACTATTTATTCTGTTTTATGGGTTGCCATCAGTTGGAATTGTTATTGATCCATTTCCTGCGGCTGTTATTGGCTTTTCATTAAACGTAGGGGCTTACGCTTCTGAAGTTATTCGTGCAGCTATTTTATCCATTCCAAAAGGGCAGTGGGAAGCTGCACATATGATTGGGATGTCATATTCTCAATCGTTGCGACGCGTTATTTTACCGCAAGCGACACGGGTTTCTATTCCTCCTCTATCAAATACATTCATTAGTTTAGTGAAAGATACATCTTTGGCTTCCTTAATACTTGTGACGGAGATGTTTAGACGGGCACAAGAAATTGCAGCTACTAACTATGAATTTTTACTTTTGTATACGGAGGTAGCCATTATTTATTGGATTATTTGTTTCTTCCTTTCGCTTATCCAAGGTCGATTGGAACATCGTTTCGATCGCTATGTATCGAGATAA
- a CDS encoding amino acid ABC transporter substrate-binding protein, translated as MKKISYLLLLLLTAVFVLSACGAAKEDKATKDDNNTGATESDLLAKVQEDGELVIGTEGTYPPFTFHDKTGKLTGFDVEIAEEIASRLGVEAKFMETQWDAMFAGLDSKRFDMISNQVGINEERMEKYDFSDPYISSVAVLVTHADNADVKSFEDIEGLKSAQSLTSNYAEIAKSNGAELVGVDGFNQAIELLNSKRVDVTINDNLSVLDFLKQKPDADIQIVDEANDAAQSGLMFNKGNETLVEAVNEALNEMIEDGTYDKISDKWFGENVLE; from the coding sequence GTGAAAAAAATTAGTTATTTACTATTATTGCTACTTACAGCTGTGTTCGTGTTATCAGCTTGTGGAGCTGCAAAAGAAGATAAGGCAACAAAAGATGACAACAATACAGGGGCTACAGAAAGTGATTTATTAGCTAAAGTTCAAGAGGACGGGGAATTAGTAATCGGTACAGAAGGAACGTACCCGCCATTTACTTTCCATGATAAAACTGGTAAATTAACTGGTTTTGACGTTGAAATTGCTGAAGAAATTGCATCACGATTAGGCGTTGAAGCTAAATTTATGGAAACGCAATGGGATGCAATGTTTGCGGGACTCGACTCAAAACGGTTTGATATGATTTCCAACCAAGTAGGTATTAATGAAGAACGTATGGAGAAATATGATTTCTCTGACCCATATATTTCATCTGTAGCTGTTTTAGTAACACATGCAGATAATGCAGATGTAAAAAGCTTCGAAGATATTGAAGGTTTAAAATCAGCACAATCCTTGACAAGTAACTATGCTGAAATAGCTAAATCAAATGGTGCTGAATTAGTAGGGGTTGATGGATTTAATCAAGCAATCGAATTGTTAAACTCAAAACGCGTAGATGTAACGATTAATGATAATTTATCAGTTTTAGATTTCTTAAAACAAAAACCAGATGCAGACATCCAAATTGTCGACGAAGCTAACGATGCAGCACAAAGTGGGTTGATGTTTAATAAAGGGAACGAAACATTAGTAGAAGCAGTAAATGAAGCGTTAAACGAAATGATTGAAGACGGCACATACGATAAAATTTCAGATAAATGGTTCGGCGAAAATGTTTTGGAATAA
- the pepF gene encoding oligoendopeptidase F, whose amino-acid sequence MVQSLPTRSQVNTDETWNLQDLFISEEAYQAALVNLEKVVDSFYNQFRGNIKNAQAAENVLIQYAKIYEKFVPVGTYASLAYSTDQTDSDAQMRSAKFGSVAANLSSKLSFVDSELLELPVEVLEAAMKNSREFGFYLQKLIRRKPHQLHPEVEKTLAAYSSSFAGPYELYNTTKMVDLSFEDFEVNGKKYPLSYVLFEGDWEAEIDTDVRREAFKAFSNQLKNYQHTTAKTYDMKLQIEKTTADLRGFDNIFDSLLFGQEVDQSLYNRQIDLIMSELAPHMRKYAKLLQGVHGLEEMTFADLKIPLDPSYEPKISVEESKKYMNDALAIMGDDYLNMVNRAFDERWIDFAQNNGKSTGAFCSSPYGAHPYILISWSSRMNEVFVLAHELGHAGHFYNAHKKQNVFNSRPSLYFIEAPSTMNEMLMANHLLKNSEDPKFKRWVISSIVARTYYHNFVTHLLEAAYQRQVYERVNAGHNVNAGILNDIKRGVLEEFWGDAVEITPGAELTWMRQPHYYMGLYPYTYSAGLTISTQVSKRILKEGEPAVAQWLEVLQAGGTKSPVELAQMAGVDITTEQPLRDTIAYIGELVDELVKLTAEIDAIATK is encoded by the coding sequence ATGGTTCAAAGTTTACCTACGCGTTCACAAGTTAATACAGATGAAACGTGGAATTTACAAGATTTATTTATATCAGAAGAAGCATATCAAGCTGCTCTTGTAAATCTTGAAAAAGTAGTGGATTCTTTCTACAATCAATTTAGAGGCAATATTAAAAATGCTCAAGCTGCTGAAAATGTGCTTATACAATATGCAAAAATATATGAAAAATTTGTTCCCGTGGGTACTTATGCAAGTCTTGCATACAGCACGGACCAAACAGATAGCGATGCGCAAATGCGCTCAGCAAAATTTGGGTCAGTAGCAGCAAATTTAAGCAGTAAGTTATCGTTTGTGGATAGCGAACTACTAGAATTACCAGTAGAAGTGTTAGAAGCTGCAATGAAAAACTCGAGAGAATTTGGTTTTTACTTACAAAAATTGATTCGCCGCAAGCCTCATCAGCTTCATCCTGAGGTCGAAAAAACATTAGCCGCTTACTCTTCTTCATTCGCAGGTCCTTATGAATTGTATAACACAACCAAAATGGTTGATTTATCATTTGAAGATTTTGAAGTAAACGGTAAGAAATACCCGTTAAGCTATGTGTTATTTGAAGGCGACTGGGAAGCAGAAATAGATACTGATGTACGTCGAGAAGCATTCAAAGCATTCTCTAATCAATTGAAAAACTACCAACATACAACAGCAAAAACCTATGATATGAAATTACAAATCGAAAAGACTACTGCCGACTTACGTGGTTTTGATAACATTTTCGATTCTTTATTGTTTGGTCAAGAAGTCGATCAATCATTATATAATCGTCAAATTGATTTAATCATGAGCGAACTTGCTCCACATATGCGTAAATATGCAAAACTTCTTCAAGGCGTTCACGGCTTAGAGGAAATGACATTTGCAGATTTAAAAATCCCTTTAGATCCTTCATATGAACCAAAGATTTCAGTTGAAGAATCAAAAAAATACATGAACGATGCACTTGCGATTATGGGTGACGACTATTTAAATATGGTCAACCGTGCATTTGATGAACGTTGGATTGACTTCGCACAAAATAACGGCAAATCTACGGGTGCTTTTTGTTCAAGTCCATATGGCGCACACCCTTATATTTTGATTTCATGGTCAAGCCGTATGAATGAAGTGTTTGTATTAGCACATGAACTTGGACATGCAGGTCATTTCTATAATGCCCATAAAAAACAAAATGTCTTTAATTCTCGCCCATCGTTATACTTTATCGAGGCTCCGTCTACGATGAATGAAATGTTAATGGCGAACCACTTACTTAAAAACTCGGAAGATCCTAAATTTAAGCGTTGGGTCATCTCTTCAATCGTAGCTCGCACGTATTATCATAATTTCGTGACACATTTACTCGAAGCCGCGTACCAACGTCAAGTTTACGAAAGAGTCAATGCTGGTCATAACGTCAATGCAGGCATTTTAAATGACATCAAACGTGGTGTCTTAGAAGAATTCTGGGGAGATGCTGTCGAAATCACACCAGGCGCAGAATTGACTTGGATGCGTCAACCTCATTACTACATGGGTTTATATCCTTACACATATAGTGCAGGGTTAACGATTTCAACTCAAGTATCAAAACGCATATTAAAAGAAGGCGAACCTGCAGTAGCTCAGTGGTTAGAAGTTCTTCAAGCAGGCGGAACTAAGTCACCAGTTGAACTTGCTCAAATGGCAGGCGTCGATATCACAACTGAACAACCGCTTCGCGACACAATTGCTTACATTGGTGAACTAGTTGATGAATTAGTGAAATTGACTGCAGAAATTGATGCAATAGCAACGAAATAA
- a CDS encoding DMT family transporter yields the protein MPYIYYLLLLFTSLLWGGNFVVGKSLVEHASPVTLTTLRWLIAVICLIPIVWWKEKSLLPSRKAVIPLILMGITGVVLFNIFQFLALDFTSATNVGLISTLNMFSIALFSFLFIKEKINALQLGSMLISFTGVLLVLSNGQIKLLFSIGFNKGDLLMLAAVCVFGLYSVFSKWAMKETTPLKATLYSGVFGVIVLIPFNVRDFTITNVDASFVQSILYTGVVSTVVCMLLWNIGVQKLGATTSGIFLNFNPIFTAIIAFIWLGEKMTWIQGVGSLVVIAGSFLFTYFKQKPKSFLTLPRIHRNKNLPVPLVSEQLKI from the coding sequence ATGCCATATATATATTATCTTTTATTGTTATTTACAAGTTTGTTATGGGGAGGAAACTTTGTTGTTGGAAAATCTTTAGTGGAGCACGCTTCTCCTGTGACGTTAACAACATTAAGATGGTTGATTGCAGTTATTTGTCTTATTCCAATTGTTTGGTGGAAGGAAAAAAGCCTACTGCCTTCAAGAAAAGCCGTCATTCCATTAATATTAATGGGGATAACGGGGGTTGTGTTATTTAATATATTTCAATTTCTTGCGTTAGACTTCACGTCAGCAACCAATGTTGGGTTGATTTCAACGTTAAATATGTTTTCAATTGCGCTGTTTTCGTTCCTGTTTATAAAAGAGAAAATTAATGCTTTGCAGTTAGGTTCAATGTTGATTTCATTTACAGGTGTACTTTTAGTTCTTTCTAATGGACAAATCAAATTACTGTTTTCAATTGGGTTTAATAAAGGGGACTTATTGATGCTTGCAGCAGTGTGTGTGTTTGGATTGTATTCGGTCTTTAGTAAGTGGGCAATGAAAGAAACGACGCCATTAAAGGCGACGCTATATTCTGGGGTTTTCGGAGTGATTGTGTTAATTCCATTTAATGTGCGTGATTTTACCATTACAAACGTGGATGCTTCATTTGTGCAATCAATTTTATATACTGGAGTAGTATCGACGGTAGTATGTATGTTGTTATGGAACATCGGCGTCCAAAAATTGGGTGCAACGACTTCAGGGATTTTCTTGAATTTCAATCCTATTTTCACTGCAATTATTGCTTTTATATGGTTAGGGGAGAAAATGACTTGGATTCAAGGTGTAGGAAGTCTGGTTGTAATTGCTGGAAGCTTTTTGTTTACTTACTTTAAACAGAAGCCTAAATCGTTCCTGACTTTACCTAGAATACATAGAAATAAGAATCTTCCTGTTCCTTTAGTAAGTGAGCAATTAAAAATATGA
- a CDS encoding Lrp/AsnC family transcriptional regulator: MEPLTSKLLDTIDLQILDILQRQANISNAELGRRVNLSPPATHARIKRLETEGFIIRQVAILDQQKLGFDLLCYIFISTDIHQAEQLEILENNLETMSEVLECQCLTGEYDYLLKVANKNRRELQEFIRKLNKLGISRIQTSLALREIKHTTVLPILSS, encoded by the coding sequence ATGGAACCACTAACTAGTAAATTGCTCGATACAATTGACCTTCAAATTCTCGATATTTTGCAAAGACAAGCGAATATCAGCAATGCCGAACTTGGACGACGTGTTAATTTATCTCCACCTGCCACACATGCACGCATTAAACGACTAGAAACTGAAGGATTCATCATAAGACAAGTCGCAATTCTGGATCAACAGAAATTAGGTTTTGACCTCTTATGCTATATTTTCATTAGCACAGATATTCACCAAGCTGAACAACTAGAAATACTAGAAAATAACTTAGAAACCATGTCAGAAGTGTTGGAATGCCAGTGTCTAACAGGGGAATATGATTACTTATTAAAAGTAGCGAACAAAAATCGTCGGGAACTTCAAGAATTTATTAGGAAACTTAATAAACTAGGCATTTCACGCATACAAACAAGCCTTGCTCTGCGTGAAATTAAACACACCACAGTCTTGCCAATCCTAAGTTCCTAA